The stretch of DNA TTGGCTTTGTTGTGAGTCAAACAATGTTTATTCTATCAATAAAAGGGGCTGGGCCAATTATTGTAGAATTAGGAGCCGTCCTGCTGTAACTAGTAGTCAAAAAGTGAAAAGAGGTGATTACGTATGGGGGAACCAAACAGACCACTCAACTATCATATAGgttaaagtgtgtgtgatgGCTGAGTGGCAATGTTAACATCAGAGTGTCAGCCAATAGTTATTCTATTCTTACAGAAAGTATTAGATGATCTTGTCTAAGATTAGATGGTTTAATCTTTTACAGACTATAATCTTCTTATTTCCTCTGACAGGTCCCAATTACCCTCGCCACTGCACACTATACAGATAAACCCACTGCATACCTGACAACCAACGCTAATTAAAGAATTATAGTCCTGGCAACACAAATCTAGAATTTGCACAATCGGTGTCATTAGTGATCAGAAACACAAGACTAGAAATGACACGAATGGCGAGAGGGGGCAGATTCTGGGACAATGAAATGATGGAAAAGATGAAGTGTGGCAAagagaagagggaaaaaaagaggaactGGGAAAGAGGAACATAGCAATATGATGGGGAAATAGTCTCGGCTTTGGGTGCAACATCAAAAAAAGTTCTATAATCCCGGAGAAGGCAGACAGAGTGAGTCAGGATCTGAACGTGAAGAACCTTTGCCTTGTAAGGCTGGATCTCAGGATTTCAGCTGGAGTGACTCACTGTGGAATGAGATGCATTAACCCCTCATCTCCAATAATTCACAAGGCAAAATCttgtattaacccctctatGAACTGTTTGGAAATGGGTTATGCctagtacaataatatataatattttgcctCACTTGTCGTATTTGTTGGGAACACTTAATGGTCATATGACACAAAAACAGGCCCTAATAGgttgtttttgaaaaaagtttttttatgtgattaaacctttaaGAGTAAAGAATAGAACGAGAGATCTGCCAAGGTATATTTGTTTGGCATACTAGAACGTGCAACTAATATTTTAAGTAGATCAgaacttttaaaatattaatactattccacaaaaaaatgcaattataatacatatatggaGCATATTTAATCTGTAAAGACCCTTATGTAGGTATATAACCTCTAAAATGTATACATCTGGAAAAGTGAGCAACATTAAGCCATCCCAATGAAATGTCCCATTAAACCTATGATAAATGCAGGTTACTCCAACTCTTGGTCTGCTTTGGGCCACTCTGGTACTTGGCCATTTGGTGACCTAAATGTTCCCAGCCCCCCCTTGGTTAGAAGTAACTTGATAGTACTGTGAAAAGTTTGAGCTGAGGTCTACAACGTTAATTTGACATGGTAGCTATTGGTTATCAGCAGCATAATGCTAATTACAGATCAGTCGGAAGGGACGTGCTTTTGGTGGCCACTCCACATTGAGCACATTTCTCTTTTATAAGTCTGAGCTGGCAGGGAAGAGTTACGAGCCTGGAATGTGGGGAGGAAATTAGGCAGCTTCTGGATATTCCATTCAAATTCCAGAGCCAGAGGGCAGAAACCAAAACAAACAAGGACGGACAGATTGACACAAGGCTCACAGCACACAGACGGACTCGCAGGCCAACAAACTAAAACGTTGAGCAGTAGCATATACACTCTCACGATACAATTAAACAGGTTTCTGTATACAAAGTGATCTGTATACACACCGACATATGCACAGACACCTATACGGGAGACATACAGATATACAGAGACTGCCGAAATGTGGCACAATCCTAACAGTGGTATACATGCCTTCAGAGGGGAGACAGATACACATAGGGGTAAGAACTAGAGACAGAAATACAGACATTTCCCTAGGCAGACATACAACTAAAACAGCTTATATTAGCGATAAAACAGTATTTAAAGGTAAAGTGAAAATGATATATTCTGCGTTGTACCCAATGGTTAATCACTGTAGAGTAGAATAAGATGGcgtattaattatattattattataattattatagtaGTTAATATAGTGTTAATACATCCGCTCATCCTCTTTCAAGTGAACATCACCCGCATACTTAAAACATATTGAGAGTATAGTGTAGTAGTGTCGGCTCGGAGTGCTATGAACTCACTGGCGTGACATCATTCTTCCTTTGAACAATGCACACTAAATATTCACAGTCTGGATGCCAGTTACACGCTGGCACCAGGATCTCGCCTGCAGCCATTTTACTTAACAAAACTTTTGAAGGTGTTCTGCTACGCAACATACAAAGTAAATAAagtattcatatttattatagGACGTCATATAAGCCACACTCCAAAAGCATTTACATTTACTTCTTACGATGCTGAGATAAATGTCGAGGTAAGGTGACCCTTGACGTTGGAGGTCCGTGTGAAGTGTAAGCTCTTGGGTCAAGGTGATTAAGTTGCAATGTAAGGAATATGAAAATACTGTAGCTTCATTTAGAGACACCCTGGAGGAGACATCACCTCCATGCCTTGTATAAACCGCCTTACCTTACTGTCCTCTTCTTCTTGGCTGGAATGGTTGGATGCCCTCCTCTCCTGGACAATACATTGTTCGTCTTCTGTCTCGTTATCTTTTATGCTTTCTTGAGGAAGCTCCTCACTTGCCCCAACTTCTTCCACTGGGACTCCCTCTGTTTGTGGTCTCACACCCCCTTCACGATCATCTCCCTTTTCCTCCTTTTGTATCTCCTCTTCTTCTATGTGCTCAGTCACTTTGGACTTCTCCTCTTCTTGGGGCGCCTCCGCTTGCTGCTTTTCCCCTCCAGATCGTAGTTTGATGAGGACTGCGGCTACTATGACAGCTAACACAGTAAAAATCAGCGGTACTGCCAAGGAGTAGTCATCTTCGTATTCCATACTGACTTGCGATGAGAAGGCTTTTGTTCTCAGTCCTGGCAGGAGCTGAGCAGATGGGAGAATGATGGAGCTGCTAAGGGAAATGatccttttcctcctcccagCTACCCTTCCATAACACAGCTGTCATAGACCTAGCCCTGCCTCTCGCTCCAGATTCCCTCTCCCCGGCACAGCTCTCCACCCTGCTCAGGATAACTCACACAGTGTCAGCGACCACAATAACTGGTGGGCTCACCCACTGCGTCCTTTAAACCTCATTTAAAACCGTTTCCTCTCATCCCAGCTGATACGTATTTAGTTAGCCACTTTCTGTATTAACCCTAATCACATTTTACAAGATAGTCACACAAAAAGTCCATGAAACCCGATTAACACCCGCATTGCCAAACCATGATCCTGGGTACTAGaagtgtaagcttgcgagcagggccctctttatctCATGTATCGGTTCGTCTTAAGCCTGTCTGTTTTGAACGTATGTAtcgtaagaagcgctgcgtaaattgttggcgctatataataaaagataatagtagAACTGGGGGTCCTGAAGAATTTCACGATTCCCAAGTTAACTAAACCATTAACGCTGTGTATTACTGAACGCTTTAGCATGAAAACAAGGTGTGTCTGTAGTCATCGTACGCAGGAGTTTGTTGTCCTGGATTTCGATCACAAGGACCCAGAACTGTGTTATTACTGCGCTATTATAATTATTGTGCCTCGTGCAAGGATTGCGTAATAACACGCATGCAACTCCCGGCAACATAGAAATAGAAACCAAATATAGTACTTAAAAAGCCCGAATACCCCTGTAAAATGTTATCGTGCAATATTACATAAAGagacatatagtatatataatataaagtctGCTGCTGGTGATTTTTATTATGATACAGTCTATCAATcgatgtttttttaactttgaggTACTTTGGAAGTACGTTCAGGGGTGGGCAAAGCCCTACAAGGGTACTGGTGTCTACGATAAGGCGTTTTAAAGGGATTAGTGCCTAGGGGCATGAGTTATTGGTAGGCCTGCCACAAAGCATGTTGCTGCCTGCCCCTGATTCTTCAAAACTAATGCTTATCATCCAGTAGCAATACTAGGGATGAAGGGTCTAGGCCCCcgactggccatctgacacatTGGGGAAATGCCCCGTGTGGGCCAATGGCCAACAGAGCCGCACACTCCCCCAATACGCTCCAGATCCGGTGCTGCAGCCAGTGGCTGGATGTGCCCGGCTACATGCTACATGCTACACACTACACGGGCATAAAAGTGGAGCACGCAACTGCACATATACAGACGTCAGctgcacttatgtcatcagaccttaaagcgccagggccGACAGTCTAACACTGCAAGGGTTGCACATTTATAATCACAAAAAGCAACCGGAAGAACACATTTGGTAAAAATGACACTTTTATAGGCTAAGGCTAACGCGGTACAACTCTAAATGTATAACCTTTGGAAAGCGAGCAGagagttaatgtgttttttttttttttttaatcggcTGTCACATTGTGTTTATGTTCATTTCAGCGTTGCGTTCTAGCGGGAGTAGACAGGGCGTCACCGGGCGCCGGCCCATAACCGGGGAGGGTGCGAAAttcacattttgtttgtttggaggAAAACAGCATCGTTCCAGCTCCAGCACCTACGGGCTACTTCGAGGAGGAGCCCAGGATTTAATCTTACGGCCCAGctgttttatttagaaatgaGCAGCTATTTGCAGTTAGAGCTCCATCCACTTCTCTTAATCATCCGCAGCACGTGGGACAATAGATTAACGGGGGGGGTTTGATGAGAAGCCGGTGGCTTTGTGGAATGTCCCAGGCTTTTAATCATCGAATATATCGCAGATTTATTCTGGGAGAATATCGTTCATGTGGTTCCTTTGTTATATTGCCAcaattttatttgcataaatgtgttttttagttGCAATGCTTTCTTATACAATTCACAACTAAGCACATCATCCAATCTATCCGTCAGCGATCTTACAGCACATCCCTTCTGTAATAACCATCTCCCAGAATTTCTGGTCACCCCAGGGGAGGCGAGTCTGATGCAGTGACGAATCGTGCACATTGCcagttaattgtattattttgtggCCCCCCCCGTAAAGTGACGCTGTACCCATTCCTTGGAATTCCCTAACCCCTTCTTATCAGACCAGTGATAGATCCGGAGCCTGGTCTCgggaggggcactcacactaacataacccGACACAGACACCAAgacattcacacatactcacgcacaaccagacacacacactaacaaatccagacactcacaccaacacacacagacaccgagacactcacacatactcaaacacAGCCACTCACTGTAACAACCATACACTAACAAATCCAAACACTTACAGACaccgagacacacacacatactcaaacaCCGCCACTCACACTTACTGCAACACAACCATACACTGAAAAATCCAAACACTTacagacacccacacatacTGAagcacaaccagacacacacacactaacaaatcCAGaaactcacaccaacacacagacaccaagacacacatactcaaacacagccactcacactcactgtaacacaaCCAGATATACACATTAACAAATCCACTTACACCAACAGCAAgacattcacacatactcaaacacAACCACTCACTGTAACAATCCGACACACTAATAAATCCAGACACAATGTGACTTCATTGATGCCTGCCTCCTCCTGGAAATTAGGGACATAGGAGGTAAGTTAAGTACCCAGGACTTATCCCTTTATTCTGATATCGTCCTGAATTTCGgaggggacaattgccccattGCCCCATTGCCCCTCCCCTGCATCAGACTTCCTACAACTTTCAAAattcaaaaacacccaagaaacATGTAATATGTCCCCCTTAACAACCATCCCCTGCATTCTAGAAGAAGCCATACATTCTTCCATGCTTGAGGCCGCTAGGTTACTTACATCATCAGCAGTCCCTCGGCTTCTGCCTCATTCctctttaacctcctattagaTTTAAAGTGAGCTTCCATTTACATTATCCTGTTTAAAGGCCACCACCCTTAAAAGAAATAACCAAGTCTTGATATACTTGCCATGTTTCAGATTTGTTAATTATCTTTGAAGAACAGAGCTAGAAATCTTGTGTTAAATTCCATAAAAACTAACACTTTATTACAAAAGTACCGTTGATTGCTATCCATTCTCTTGGCTAACACTGTACTAATTGGCTTTTAGGATTCATCATAGAGGGAGCTAAATAGGTTCAGGGTAGAGGAGACTAGGCATGTAAGGCTGAGGGCCAAGACAGAGTAGCAGCTCATGGACCTGGTACATAAGCCAAGACACGTGTCACTATACATATACTGAGGGCCCATGGGGACCAACAACAAGTGGAGCTTGTTTATGGCGATTTAAACTCTTGGCCCTGCCTATGGGATAGGGGCCCATACATCGCATCTGGCTCAGCCTTTCCAACTGAGCTCAATGCACAATCCAGTTCTGTCAGCGCTTGGCTGCATAAACAGGGATACAGAAAGCAGCCATTGTTGGAAGAAATTCAACCTAAATACCAGACCGCATGTTATTCTCGTAGCCATTTATGGAACTGAAAATGGTGGCAGCCTTGGGACAAAATCCCCCTATCAACATGGCAGCACATGCTATCAACGGTCTTCCTTCGGCCGAActacagaaagaaaatatagaGCACCAAAAACTATAGAGTTTTGTCTTGCCTGTGAATTCCCATGATAGCATACAAATTGTGCCTGCTGGCAGGGACGGCAAGGAATACACTGGTCCCTTAAGCGGTGCtcctattttagtttttatacaTATCAGTTTTGTATTATACAGTTCTATGCTTCTTGGCAAGCATCCTTGTGCTTAAATGGATACACATACAGCCTACAAAGTTGCTTCACGATAATAAAACATTCAACTCtggatcaattaatcaatttattttttgttagaaaaaatatattaagaaatacaattaaaacaaatggcggaaagcacattttaaataaacactttatcacaaaagcattatttttgcTAATTTGGTAAAGGAACGTAGTAATCTGTAAACGTGGTTCATGGAAAGATAGCGTCTGAACAGTTCAGATtctcaatgacatcacaaaaatgcatttatagagCATGAGCACCTACGCTAAATTATTAACGGTCTGACGTAGAGCTCctaactatatatttattattcattaattgTGGGGCAGTGGGTATCGGCGAGCCGtcacattatataattataagtgCAAGAGTCGGACTGCATTTAGTTTCTTAGGATTAAAAAACACAACTCTACTAGTGTCAATAGGCAAAGATCATTAGGATGCCGTTATGTAGATGCTGGTAAAACAATTTGGGGGAAAACACACTGTATTACGACATTACGTAGCAGTTTAGCTGTTACATTGTACTcattgtttttgtgtatttataaacatagcataaaaaaatgtgaattatgtCAACCATCTGGATTTAAGCAAAACAGTCGACCCAATGATGTTTCCTTcacgtattaaaaaaaaaacaaacaaaacaacaaatactTAAAAGACCTGTAAGAAATAAGCTAACCGGCAAAGATCTGCTATGTAATGTAAATTAGCGCTACATGGATAATACATAGCACACAGCTAATGGGCACAGTAATGCATCACCGCCAGTCCAGGAGCACAGAGCTGGGGGAGACGTAGATGCATGTTGTGCGAGTAACACGCGGGTGTTGCACATACGGCTTTGCTGGTACCCATGCTACAGTAATTCCTGGACTGGCAATAATAAAGCGTTTGACCGCTAGAATATTGCATGATTCAGTGTCTGGAAAGCAAACTGTTTCATTCAAGGAAGGAATCAAGCAGAGTGCATGGCCTCTGGAATATGTCTGTGCAAGCCAGTGATGGCCACTGGCCTAGTGACACCCGGGCGAGCATAATTTACATCACGTCCTCCCTCAGGACCTGCAATCATGCAATAATGAAGCATGGTTTATTACGCATCATAAGGGTTGCCGACGTATGCCGGTTATCCATTGAAATGTTTAGGTTTATGGAGCCTGATGGGTTGTTAAAGCTTTCACCCCATTATGTCGGGGTATATCAATGCAACATCTGCCCTCCCAAGATTTACAAAAGGTGATATGTTGGTCAGGCACATGGGCACCATTACTGGGGCATGGaccatgcattttattttaatgcaggaTTGGTTGCTTGCTTATACAGGTTGTATTAGTTATATGGTAAACAGCCCCCACTGCAAGAGACGTTACTATAAAATACACTAAATGATTTGATAGAATAACGGTTCTGGtgataaagaataaaaagctAAAGGACGCCTCTGTATGGCTAATACAGTTTGTACTTAATGCCAATGGTCGCAGAACCGGTGTCCTATGTCACAATGCACAGTTTTTACCGACATACAAGAATCTGCCAGGAGATCGTCAAACTGAGGTttataccaagaaaaaaaatgtaacgcaTAAAGACACTGGGCGTGAAGGTCATCAATCATCTGAAATCTGTTCTACAAAAGTTAGGTAATCACGATGTCATTTACAAATTTGCAGGGATTTTCCAGTTCTATTCTTATCAGAGGGTAAGGATCAAGGACCCCAAGTGACTACCTGCACATAGCATCCGATATTTGCCTTCATTTTTAGGTGGCTGTCGAGTTTCTAATTTTGACCAACGTTCATAAGCATTCAAATCAATCTGAAGCCAGAGGAGCTTCCACAGGTGAAAGAGACAGGATAAAAACAAACCACATGCCgaactaaaaatatatacctttttaaGTCTCTGCATGTGCAAATTATTGTACAATACATTGGCATTGAAATTGTTCTGCAGGTACGCGGCAGCAGAGGGCTGGAGGGGTTATCAAGACTCGGCCCCCTTTTGCATTTGGGGGAATAGGCGTTGTGACAATTCTATCCCCGGCTCTGGTGGGGCCGTGTCACCTGGAGGAGCTACGTTCTTTGCTGACGCAGTCATCCTGGGTGGACGTGTCCCCGTTCCCCATCCCACCACACGTTCTCCTCTTCTTTTTGCGGTGCGATATTGCTTCTGTTCCAGAGCTTGAGTCATCCTGTACAGAGAATCGAGAGTCgatattgtaataataaaaaaaacaaacaaaaaaaaccagtcacatacaaattaaaatacccACAATGTCCCTTTTCTGTTTCTCTCTAATGGCTCTTGGAGTAGGACAGGGGAAAGGAAACCTTTGAAGGTTATTGCTGAACTATACTATTATACTAGGAGGTGAAGTATGATGTCAGACAGTTACTACTCACCTGTGGGACACTTTTAGATGACAAAATATcaccatttttatatattaaaactaaagaTTGTAAGGACAGCTGCAGACTTCAAGTCCTCGCAGGGCTGTAACTCTCTTTGTTTTATGGTTACACTCACTATATTCTTTTTGCATCTGCAGCTTGTTTTCTGCCTGGCATTTTTTTGACCTCTACAGAGGTTATGGTCCGTTGAAAGATCGCACTTTGCAGCATTGTATTAAATTCTGGTCGA from Spea bombifrons isolate aSpeBom1 chromosome 13, aSpeBom1.2.pri, whole genome shotgun sequence encodes:
- the MXRA7 gene encoding matrix-remodeling-associated protein 7, which gives rise to MEYEDDYSLAVPLIFTVLAVIVAAVLIKLRSGGEKQQAEAPQEEEKSKVTEHIEEEEIQKEEKGDDREGGVRPQTEGVPVEEVGASEELPQESIKDNETEDEQCIVQERRASNHSSQEEEDSKDEDFEVESDKILKISEADDADDEDFSFKYCPGKLRGSEYEKMLTKDELEEEQRVQREQLGAIFQMMEQNQETFGKMSDHDVKDQLKLYNM